The Oncorhynchus keta strain PuntledgeMale-10-30-2019 chromosome 22, Oket_V2, whole genome shotgun sequence genome includes the window CTCCTACCTTCTCAGACTAGACCTCAGAGTAACGAATTCGAGTTTTTTAGGATTCCTGAGGCTTCATATGAGAGTCTCTGTTGATCATAAAGCGCTCCAATTCACTATTTTAGATATTAATGCACCAATAAACGTAAACCTAAGCATAATGTAAACGTGATGATTCATGCTAGAGAGGTTCCTCTATGGACATGGATCATGGAGGGCCTTAAAAGGACAATAAAACGGTCTATCCTTAAATCCCATCTAAGCTCAGGCTTTCCCGACACAGACACCAATAGGATAGAGCATTCAGTCTTCCTGTTGCTGAGACTGAGGGTTTTACAACTCAGCCCGGAGGGAAATAAAACTGTCCATAATTAGCTATTACCAAATTTGACTCTCCTCACCCACCCAATTAGCTTGTTACAGCCTCGTTCCAGCCTCGTTCCAGCCTCGTTACAGCCTCGTTCCAGCCTCGTTACAGCCTCGTTACAGCTGCAGCCTTGCCTTTGTTTTCAGCACATCTTACATCGATAGAGATCAGAGAACGCCAGAGGGGATGCAGATGGTCAGACGTGAGCGTGCCACGTATCAGACGACCAGAGAAcacactacagagaacacactacagagaacacactacagagaacacactacagagaacacactacagagaacacactacagagaacacactacagagaacacactacagagaacacactacagagaacacactACAAAGGGcacactacagagaacacactacagagaacacactacagagaacacactACAAAGGGcacactacagagaacacactacagagaacacactACAAAGGGcacactacagagaacacactacagagaacacactacagagaacacactACAAAGGGcacactacagagaacacactacagagaacacactacagagaacacactacagagaacacactacagagaacacactACACAAAGGCGAACCCTAACTTGCTTCCAGCAAACAGTACCACACATCTATAGAGATTAGAGATAACCAGAGAAGATTCACACCACAGGGTACCTCCACATCTATAGAGATTAGAGATAACCAGAGAAGATTCACACCACAGGgtacactacagagaacacaccACAGATCCACATAGAGATTAGAGATAACCAGAGAAGATTCACACCACAGGGTACCTCCACATCTATAGAGATTAGAGATAACCAGAGAAGATTCACACCACAGGGTACCTCCACATCTATAGAGATTAGAGATAACCAGAGAAGATTCACACCACAGGGTACCTCCACATCTATAGAGATTAGAGATAACTGAATACCAGTGTAAACATGACACTTCTAGACAAGGATCAGGGGCACAGAAAGCCCAGAGGTCACATAggtcaaagagagacagagatgaccagAGATGTCATCAGGGACCTACCACTCCATCCCGGCACGGTTGGTGTCGTCCCACCAGCACTCTGTTGGGTGCCCCAGGGTGGTGGGAGTCTGCTGGCACTCGAAGGCCCAGAGACGGTCGGACCCTTCCTTCTCACTGAAGACACTCTGCAGAGCCACCAGCACCTCTCCATGGGGACACTGGAAGTTGAACCCCTGGCGGAAGGTGTGGATCCAGGGGACAGAGCGGTCGATATGGCTCTCCATTCGGTTCTCATACTCCTGGCTTGCCACGGTAGCGAGAAGAGCCAGAGCCCACAGTAACAGCACTGGTCCTGGAGTCATTCTGCTGGTGACCAAGCTTGTGAGTAAAGGTTTAATGTAAGCGAAGCCTGGGCGTCCGACTCTGAGGCTATCCCAGTACTGATCCTGGAGTCTCTGAGCTGGGTCTGAGCTGATCGCAGacaaagaaagagcgagagag containing:
- the dpt gene encoding dermatopontin, which translates into the protein MTPGPVLLLWALALLATVASQEYENRMESHIDRSVPWIHTFRQGFNFQCPHGEVLVALQSVFSEKEGSDRLWAFECQQTPTTLGHPTECWWDDTNRAGMEWSSTCGNNGLVAGVMSKYFEPVLDREWSFYCCRYSRRCPYSCWKSLDVPEQYREEGEFVIPGYGYFIRGAQTTFDGVLRDRQWKYIVCRMTDFDCEFENL